In Chaetodon trifascialis isolate fChaTrf1 chromosome 23, fChaTrf1.hap1, whole genome shotgun sequence, the following proteins share a genomic window:
- the txnb gene encoding thioredoxin b, whose amino-acid sequence MIHTVENLDEFKSFLKNAGDNLVVVDFWATWCGPCKQIGPLFEEESKKPENKNVMFLKVDVDEAPDVSEYCQISCMPTFQFYKNENKVFEFSGANDKTLTEKLAALRT is encoded by the exons ATGATACACACAGTGGAGAATTTG GACGAATTCAAGTCCTTCCTGAAGAATGCTGGAGACAACCTGGTGGTGGTGGACTTCTGGGCCACATGGTGTGGCCCCTGCAAACAGATCGGCCCGCTGTTTGAA GAGGAGTCAAAAAAGCCTGAGAACAAGAACGTGATGTTCCTGAAGGTGGACGTGGATGAAGCTCCg GATGTCAGTGAATACTGCCAGATAAGCTGCATGCCCACATTCCAGTTTTACAAGAATGAAAATAAG GTGTTCGAGTTCTCAGGTGCTAACGATAAGACGCTGACGGAGAAACTGGCCGCCCTTAGGACATAA